The Desulfuromonadales bacterium genomic interval TATTCACCGCAGCGATGGCGGTCCTACCTTCTGCCGACCTTGAGCCGCTTGCTCAGGGCGGGCTGGGAGATGCCGAGCAGGCGGGAGGCAAGGGTCTGATTTCCCCGGGCGCGGCGCAGGGCTTCTTCGACCAGCAGG includes:
- a CDS encoding helix-turn-helix domain-containing protein → MLVEEALRRARGNQTLASRLLGISQPALSKRLKVGRR